The Bubalus bubalis isolate 160015118507 breed Murrah chromosome 18, NDDB_SH_1, whole genome shotgun sequence genome contains a region encoding:
- the CAPN12 gene encoding calpain-12 isoform X3, whose product MACGSRRVTIQLVNEETGPETKGPKLFRGQNYKAILAACLDEGILFRDPYFPAGPDALGYDQLGPHSEKAKGVEWKRPHEFCTEPQFICEDMSRTDVCQGRLGNCWFLAAAASLTLYPRLLSRVVPPGQGFQHGYAGVFHFQLWQFGHWVDVVVDDRLPVCDGKLMFVRSDQRNEFWAPLLEKAYAKLHGSYEVMRGGHMNEAFVDFTGGVGEVLYLKKDTPNPPGFFSILRHALAKESLVGATALSDRGEYRTEDGLVKGHAYSVTGTHKVSLGFTRVRLLRLRNPWGRVEWNGAWSDSCPRWDALPTEWRDALLVKKEDGEFWMELLDFFRHFDTVQICSLSPEVLGPSPAGGSWHIHTFQGRWVRGFNSGGSQPGAETFWTNPQFRLTLLEPDEEDEEEDGSLGCWGAEGARGPARGARTPKCTVLLSLIQRNQRRLRAQGLRYLTMGFHVFQIPEELLGLWDSPRSRAHLSGLLRADRSPFCARRDVSRRCRLRPGHYLVVPSAARAGDEADFTLRVFSERRHTAVEVDDVISADLHALMVPYIPLELELQQLFQELAGEEEELGAPQLQILLSIALEPARAHAWTPREIGLRTCEQLLQCFGHGGSLDLYHFQQLWGHLLEWQATFDKFDEDASGTMNSYELRLALNAAGHCSQHLDGGEGVVCLTHRQWMQVATFS is encoded by the exons ATGGCGTGTGGCAGCAGGAGAGTCACCATCCAGTTGGTTAACGAGGAGACAGGGCCTGAAACCAAGGGCCCAAAGCTCTTTCGGGGCCAGAACTACAAAGCAATCCTAGCAGCCTGCCTGGATGAAGGGATCCTGTTCCGAGACCCCTACTTCCCTGCTGGCCCTGATGCCCTTGGCTACGACCAGCTGGGGCCCCACTCGGAGAAGGCCAAAGGGGTGGAATGGAAGAGACCCCAC GAGTTTTGCACTGAGCCCCAGTTCATCTGTGAGGACATGAGTAGAACAGACGTGTGTCAGGGGAGACTGG GTAACTGCTGGTTTCTTGCGGCCGCTGCCTCCCTCACTCTGTACCCCCGACTCCTGTCCCGAGTGGTCCCCCCGGGACAGGGCTTCCAACATGGCTATGCAGGTGTCTTCCACTTCCAG CTCTGGCAGTTTGGCCACTGGGTGGATGTCGTGGTGGACGACAGGCTGCCTGTGTGCGACGGGAAGCTGATGTTCGTGCGCTCCGATCAGCGGAACGAGTTCTGGGCTCCGCTCCTGGAAAAGGCCTATGCTAA GCTCCACGGCTCCTATGAGGTGATGCGAGGCGGCCACATGAATGAGGCTTTTGTGGACTTCACAGGGGGCGTAGGTGAGGTGCTTTACCTGAAGAAGGACACTCCAAACCCTCCGGGCTTCTTCTCCATCCTGCGCCATGCCCTGGCCAAGGAGTCCCTCGTGGGGGCCACTGCCCTG AGTGATCGGGGTGAGTACCGGACAGAAGATGGGCTGGTGAAGGGACACGCATATTCAGTCACGGGCACACACAAG GTGTCACTGGGCTTCACCAGGGTGCGGCTGCTGCGGCTGCGGAATCCATGGGGCCGAGTGGAGTGGAATGGGGCCTGGAGCGACAG CTGCCCACGCTGGGATGCGCTCCCTACAGAGTGGCGAGATGCCTTGCTGGTGAAAAAGGAGGATGGCGAGTTCTG GATGGAGCTGCTGGACTTCTTCCGCCACTTCGACACCGTCCAGATCTGCTCGCTGAGCCCCGAGGTGCTAGGCCCCAGCCCGGCTGGAGGCAGCTGGCACATCCACACCTTCCAAGGCCGCTGGGTGCGCGGCTTCAACTCTGGCGGGAGCCAGCCTGGTGCCG AAACCTTCTGGACTAACCCCCAGTTCCGGCTGACGCTGCTGGAGCCTGATGAAGAGGATGAGGAAGAGGATGGGTCCTTGGGGTGCTGGGGGGCAGAAGGGGCACGGGGCCCCGCACGGGGTGCTCGCACCCCCAAATGCACTGTTCTCCTGTCACTCATCCAGCGCAACCAGCGGCGCCTGAGGGCCCAGGGCCTCAGATACCTGACCATGGGCTTCCACGTGTTCCAG ATCCCAGAGGAG CTACTGGGCCTGTGGGACTCCCCGAGGAGTCGCGCGCATTTGTCCGGCCTGCTGCGCGCCGACCGCTCACCATTCTGCGCCCGCCGCGACGTGAGCCGCCGCTGCCGCCTGCGCCCGGGCCACTACCTGGTGGTGCCCAGCGCCGCCCGTGCCGGCGATGAGGCCGACTTTACGCTGCGCGTGTTCTCTGAGCGCCGCCACACTGCCGT GGAGGTAGATGACGTGATCAGCGCCGACCTGCACGCCCTTATG GTCCCCTACATTCCCCTGGAGCTGGAGTTACAGCAGCTTTTTCAGGAGCTGGCAGGAGAG GAGGAAGAACTTGGTGCCCctcagctccagatcttgttaAGCATCGCCCTGGAGCCTG CCAGGGCCCATGCCTGGACCCCCAGAGAAATCGGGCTCAGGACCTGTGAGCAGCTGCTGCAATGTTTTGGG CATGGGGGAAGCCTGGACTTGTACCACTTCCAGCAGCTCTGGGGCCACCTCCTGGAGTGGCAG GCCACATTCGATAAGTTCGACGAGGACGCCTCTGGAACCATGAACTCCTATGAGCTGAGGCTGGCACTGAATGCGGCGG GCCACTGCAGCCAGCACCtggatgggggtgagggggtcGTCTGCCTGACCCACAGACAG TGGATGCAGGTGGCCACCTTCTCCTAG
- the CAPN12 gene encoding calpain-12 isoform X1 gives MACGSRRVTIQLVNEETGPETKGPKLFRGQNYKAILAACLDEGILFRDPYFPAGPDALGYDQLGPHSEKAKGVEWKRPHEFCTEPQFICEDMSRTDVCQGRLGNCWFLAAAASLTLYPRLLSRVVPPGQGFQHGYAGVFHFQLWQFGHWVDVVVDDRLPVCDGKLMFVRSDQRNEFWAPLLEKAYAKLHGSYEVMRGGHMNEAFVDFTGGVGEVLYLKKDTPNPPGFFSILRHALAKESLVGATALSDRGEYRTEDGLVKGHAYSVTGTHKVSLGFTRVRLLRLRNPWGRVEWNGAWSDSCPRWDALPTEWRDALLVKKEDGEFWMELLDFFRHFDTVQICSLSPEVLGPSPAGGSWHIHTFQGRWVRGFNSGGSQPGAETFWTNPQFRLTLLEPDEEDEEEDGSLGCWGAEGARGPARGARTPKCTVLLSLIQRNQRRLRAQGLRYLTMGFHVFQIPEELLGLWDSPRSRAHLSGLLRADRSPFCARRDVSRRCRLRPGHYLVVPSAARAGDEADFTLRVFSERRHTAVEVDDVISADLHALMVPYIPLELELQQLFQELAGEEEELGAPQLQILLSIALEPARAHAWTPREIGLRTCEQLLQCFGHGGSLDLYHFQQLWGHLLEWQATFDKFDEDASGTMNSYELRLALNAAGFHLNNQLTQALTSRYRDSRLRVDFERFVSCMAQLICVFRHCSQHLDGGEGVVCLTHRQWMQVATFS, from the exons ATGGCGTGTGGCAGCAGGAGAGTCACCATCCAGTTGGTTAACGAGGAGACAGGGCCTGAAACCAAGGGCCCAAAGCTCTTTCGGGGCCAGAACTACAAAGCAATCCTAGCAGCCTGCCTGGATGAAGGGATCCTGTTCCGAGACCCCTACTTCCCTGCTGGCCCTGATGCCCTTGGCTACGACCAGCTGGGGCCCCACTCGGAGAAGGCCAAAGGGGTGGAATGGAAGAGACCCCAC GAGTTTTGCACTGAGCCCCAGTTCATCTGTGAGGACATGAGTAGAACAGACGTGTGTCAGGGGAGACTGG GTAACTGCTGGTTTCTTGCGGCCGCTGCCTCCCTCACTCTGTACCCCCGACTCCTGTCCCGAGTGGTCCCCCCGGGACAGGGCTTCCAACATGGCTATGCAGGTGTCTTCCACTTCCAG CTCTGGCAGTTTGGCCACTGGGTGGATGTCGTGGTGGACGACAGGCTGCCTGTGTGCGACGGGAAGCTGATGTTCGTGCGCTCCGATCAGCGGAACGAGTTCTGGGCTCCGCTCCTGGAAAAGGCCTATGCTAA GCTCCACGGCTCCTATGAGGTGATGCGAGGCGGCCACATGAATGAGGCTTTTGTGGACTTCACAGGGGGCGTAGGTGAGGTGCTTTACCTGAAGAAGGACACTCCAAACCCTCCGGGCTTCTTCTCCATCCTGCGCCATGCCCTGGCCAAGGAGTCCCTCGTGGGGGCCACTGCCCTG AGTGATCGGGGTGAGTACCGGACAGAAGATGGGCTGGTGAAGGGACACGCATATTCAGTCACGGGCACACACAAG GTGTCACTGGGCTTCACCAGGGTGCGGCTGCTGCGGCTGCGGAATCCATGGGGCCGAGTGGAGTGGAATGGGGCCTGGAGCGACAG CTGCCCACGCTGGGATGCGCTCCCTACAGAGTGGCGAGATGCCTTGCTGGTGAAAAAGGAGGATGGCGAGTTCTG GATGGAGCTGCTGGACTTCTTCCGCCACTTCGACACCGTCCAGATCTGCTCGCTGAGCCCCGAGGTGCTAGGCCCCAGCCCGGCTGGAGGCAGCTGGCACATCCACACCTTCCAAGGCCGCTGGGTGCGCGGCTTCAACTCTGGCGGGAGCCAGCCTGGTGCCG AAACCTTCTGGACTAACCCCCAGTTCCGGCTGACGCTGCTGGAGCCTGATGAAGAGGATGAGGAAGAGGATGGGTCCTTGGGGTGCTGGGGGGCAGAAGGGGCACGGGGCCCCGCACGGGGTGCTCGCACCCCCAAATGCACTGTTCTCCTGTCACTCATCCAGCGCAACCAGCGGCGCCTGAGGGCCCAGGGCCTCAGATACCTGACCATGGGCTTCCACGTGTTCCAG ATCCCAGAGGAG CTACTGGGCCTGTGGGACTCCCCGAGGAGTCGCGCGCATTTGTCCGGCCTGCTGCGCGCCGACCGCTCACCATTCTGCGCCCGCCGCGACGTGAGCCGCCGCTGCCGCCTGCGCCCGGGCCACTACCTGGTGGTGCCCAGCGCCGCCCGTGCCGGCGATGAGGCCGACTTTACGCTGCGCGTGTTCTCTGAGCGCCGCCACACTGCCGT GGAGGTAGATGACGTGATCAGCGCCGACCTGCACGCCCTTATG GTCCCCTACATTCCCCTGGAGCTGGAGTTACAGCAGCTTTTTCAGGAGCTGGCAGGAGAG GAGGAAGAACTTGGTGCCCctcagctccagatcttgttaAGCATCGCCCTGGAGCCTG CCAGGGCCCATGCCTGGACCCCCAGAGAAATCGGGCTCAGGACCTGTGAGCAGCTGCTGCAATGTTTTGGG CATGGGGGAAGCCTGGACTTGTACCACTTCCAGCAGCTCTGGGGCCACCTCCTGGAGTGGCAG GCCACATTCGATAAGTTCGACGAGGACGCCTCTGGAACCATGAACTCCTATGAGCTGAGGCTGGCACTGAATGCGGCGG GCTTCCACCTGAACAACCAGCTGACCCAGGCCCTCACGAGCCGCTACCGTGACAGCCGCCTGCGTGTAGATTTTGAGCGCTTCGTGTCCTGCATGGCCCAGCTCATCTGCGTCTTCC GCCACTGCAGCCAGCACCtggatgggggtgagggggtcGTCTGCCTGACCCACAGACAG TGGATGCAGGTGGCCACCTTCTCCTAG
- the CAPN12 gene encoding calpain-12 isoform X2, translating into MACGSRRVTIQLVNEETGPETKGPKLFRGQNYKAILAACLDEGILFRDPYFPAGPDALGYDQLGPHSEKAKGVEWKRPHEFCTEPQFICEDMSRTDVCQGRLGNCWFLAAAASLTLYPRLLSRVVPPGQGFQHGYAGVFHFQLWQFGHWVDVVVDDRLPVCDGKLMFVRSDQRNEFWAPLLEKAYAKLHGSYEVMRGGHMNEAFVDFTGGVGEVLYLKKDTPNPPGFFSILRHALAKESLVGATALSDRGEYRTEDGLVKGHAYSVTGTHKVSLGFTRVRLLRLRNPWGRVEWNGAWSDSCPRWDALPTEWRDALLVKKEDGEFWMELLDFFRHFDTVQICSLSPEVLGPSPAGGSWHIHTFQGRWVRGFNSGGSQPGAETFWTNPQFRLTLLEPDEEDEEEDGSLGCWGAEGARGPARGARTPKCTVLLSLIQRNQRRLRAQGLRYLTMGFHVFQIPEELLGLWDSPRSRAHLSGLLRADRSPFCARRDVSRRCRLRPGHYLVVPSAARAGDEADFTLRVFSERRHTAVEVDDVISADLHALMVPYIPLELELQQLFQELAGEEEELGAPQLQILLSIALEPGELGTKSGSPEPPCHGGSLDLYHFQQLWGHLLEWQATFDKFDEDASGTMNSYELRLALNAAGFHLNNQLTQALTSRYRDSRLRVDFERFVSCMAQLICVFRHCSQHLDGGEGVVCLTHRQWMQVATFS; encoded by the exons ATGGCGTGTGGCAGCAGGAGAGTCACCATCCAGTTGGTTAACGAGGAGACAGGGCCTGAAACCAAGGGCCCAAAGCTCTTTCGGGGCCAGAACTACAAAGCAATCCTAGCAGCCTGCCTGGATGAAGGGATCCTGTTCCGAGACCCCTACTTCCCTGCTGGCCCTGATGCCCTTGGCTACGACCAGCTGGGGCCCCACTCGGAGAAGGCCAAAGGGGTGGAATGGAAGAGACCCCAC GAGTTTTGCACTGAGCCCCAGTTCATCTGTGAGGACATGAGTAGAACAGACGTGTGTCAGGGGAGACTGG GTAACTGCTGGTTTCTTGCGGCCGCTGCCTCCCTCACTCTGTACCCCCGACTCCTGTCCCGAGTGGTCCCCCCGGGACAGGGCTTCCAACATGGCTATGCAGGTGTCTTCCACTTCCAG CTCTGGCAGTTTGGCCACTGGGTGGATGTCGTGGTGGACGACAGGCTGCCTGTGTGCGACGGGAAGCTGATGTTCGTGCGCTCCGATCAGCGGAACGAGTTCTGGGCTCCGCTCCTGGAAAAGGCCTATGCTAA GCTCCACGGCTCCTATGAGGTGATGCGAGGCGGCCACATGAATGAGGCTTTTGTGGACTTCACAGGGGGCGTAGGTGAGGTGCTTTACCTGAAGAAGGACACTCCAAACCCTCCGGGCTTCTTCTCCATCCTGCGCCATGCCCTGGCCAAGGAGTCCCTCGTGGGGGCCACTGCCCTG AGTGATCGGGGTGAGTACCGGACAGAAGATGGGCTGGTGAAGGGACACGCATATTCAGTCACGGGCACACACAAG GTGTCACTGGGCTTCACCAGGGTGCGGCTGCTGCGGCTGCGGAATCCATGGGGCCGAGTGGAGTGGAATGGGGCCTGGAGCGACAG CTGCCCACGCTGGGATGCGCTCCCTACAGAGTGGCGAGATGCCTTGCTGGTGAAAAAGGAGGATGGCGAGTTCTG GATGGAGCTGCTGGACTTCTTCCGCCACTTCGACACCGTCCAGATCTGCTCGCTGAGCCCCGAGGTGCTAGGCCCCAGCCCGGCTGGAGGCAGCTGGCACATCCACACCTTCCAAGGCCGCTGGGTGCGCGGCTTCAACTCTGGCGGGAGCCAGCCTGGTGCCG AAACCTTCTGGACTAACCCCCAGTTCCGGCTGACGCTGCTGGAGCCTGATGAAGAGGATGAGGAAGAGGATGGGTCCTTGGGGTGCTGGGGGGCAGAAGGGGCACGGGGCCCCGCACGGGGTGCTCGCACCCCCAAATGCACTGTTCTCCTGTCACTCATCCAGCGCAACCAGCGGCGCCTGAGGGCCCAGGGCCTCAGATACCTGACCATGGGCTTCCACGTGTTCCAG ATCCCAGAGGAG CTACTGGGCCTGTGGGACTCCCCGAGGAGTCGCGCGCATTTGTCCGGCCTGCTGCGCGCCGACCGCTCACCATTCTGCGCCCGCCGCGACGTGAGCCGCCGCTGCCGCCTGCGCCCGGGCCACTACCTGGTGGTGCCCAGCGCCGCCCGTGCCGGCGATGAGGCCGACTTTACGCTGCGCGTGTTCTCTGAGCGCCGCCACACTGCCGT GGAGGTAGATGACGTGATCAGCGCCGACCTGCACGCCCTTATG GTCCCCTACATTCCCCTGGAGCTGGAGTTACAGCAGCTTTTTCAGGAGCTGGCAGGAGAG GAGGAAGAACTTGGTGCCCctcagctccagatcttgttaAGCATCGCCCTGGAGCCTGGTGAGTTGGGGACCAAGAGTGGATCCCCGGAGCCCCCATGT CATGGGGGAAGCCTGGACTTGTACCACTTCCAGCAGCTCTGGGGCCACCTCCTGGAGTGGCAG GCCACATTCGATAAGTTCGACGAGGACGCCTCTGGAACCATGAACTCCTATGAGCTGAGGCTGGCACTGAATGCGGCGG GCTTCCACCTGAACAACCAGCTGACCCAGGCCCTCACGAGCCGCTACCGTGACAGCCGCCTGCGTGTAGATTTTGAGCGCTTCGTGTCCTGCATGGCCCAGCTCATCTGCGTCTTCC GCCACTGCAGCCAGCACCtggatgggggtgagggggtcGTCTGCCTGACCCACAGACAG TGGATGCAGGTGGCCACCTTCTCCTAG
- the LGALS7 gene encoding galectin-7, with the protein MAGSFNVPHKTSLPEGIRVGTVLRIRGLVPDKAGRFYVNLLCSEEPGSDAALHFNPRLDESTVVFNTLERGTWGAEERGSGIPFQRGQPFDVLLIATEEGFKAVIADSEYHHFRYRIPPGRVRALEVGGDLQLELVKIF; encoded by the exons ATGGCCGGGAGCTTT AACGTCCCCCACAAGACCTCGCTGCCCGAGGGCATCCGAGTGGGCACTGTGTTGAGAATTCGTGGTTTAGTCCCCGACAAGGCTGGCAG GTTCTACGTGAACCTGCTGTGCAGTGAGGAACCAGGCAGTGATGCCGCCCTGCATTTCAACCCCCGCCTGGACGAGTCCACGGTGGTCTTCAACACCCTGGAGCGCGGCACCTGGGGCGCAGAGGAGCGGGGCTCAGGCATTCCCTTCCAGCGAGGGCAGCCCTTCGACGTGCTCCTCATTGCCACCGAAGAAGGCTTCAAG GCGGTCATCGCAGACTCTGAATACCACCACTTCCGGTACCGGATCCCGCCAGGGCGCGTGCGCGCGTTGGAGGTGGGCGGGGACCTGCAGCTGGAGTTGGTGAAGATCTTCTGA